A section of the Phacochoerus africanus isolate WHEZ1 chromosome 4, ROS_Pafr_v1, whole genome shotgun sequence genome encodes:
- the LRRC55 gene encoding leucine-rich repeat-containing protein 55, giving the protein MDSASAPMGSLQHRGCQQPEMGDTWFQLPWPGPPNPATLFISLLLVAGAMPSEAGTSCPVLCTCHNQVVDCSSQRLFSVPPDLPRDTRNLSLAHNRISTVPPGYLTCYMELRVLDLRNNSLVELPPGLFLHAKRLAHLDLSYNNLSHVPADMFQAAHSLVHIDLSHNPWLRRVHPHAFQGLAQLRDLDLSYGGLAFLSLEALEGLPGLVTLQIGGNPWVCGCTMEPLLKWLRNRIQRCTADSQLAECRGPPEVEGAPLFSLTEESFKACHLTLTLDDYLFIAFVGFVVSIASVATNFLLGITANCCHRWSKASEEEEI; this is encoded by the exons ATGGACTCAGCCTCGGCCCCCATGGGCTCCCTTCAGCACCGCGGTTGCCAGCAGCCTGAGATGGGGGACACCTGgttccagctgccctggcctGGACCCCCTAACCCAGCCACGCTATTCATTTCCCTTCTGCTGGTGGCTGGGGCGATGCCCTCAGAGGCGGGCACCAGCTGCCCGGTCCTTTGCACATGCCATAATCAGGTGGTGGACTGCAGCAGCCAGCGGCTCTTCTCCGTGCCCCCAGACCTGCCCAGGGACACCCGCAACCTCAGCCTGGCCCACAACCGCATCTCCACAGTGCCACCCGGCTACCTCACGTGCTACATGGAGCTCCGAGTGCTGGATTTGCGCAACAACTCCTTGGTAGAGCTGCCTCCGGGCCTCTTCCTCCACGCCAAGCGCCTGGCACACCTGGACCTGAGCTACAACAACCTCAGCCACGTGCCGGCCGACATGTTCCAGGCGGCCCACAGCCTCGTGCACATTGACCTCAGCCACAACCCATGGCTGCGTCGGGTTCACCCGCACGCCTTCCAGGGCCTGGCGCAGCTCCGGGATCTGGACCTCAGCTACGGCGGCCTGGCCTTCCTCAGCCTCGAGGCCCTCGAGGGCCTGCCGGGGCTGGTGACCCTGCAGATCGGTGGCAACCCCTGGGTGTGTGGCTGCACCATGGAGCCCCTGCTGAAGTGGCTGCGGAACCGTATCCAGCGCTGCACAGCGG ATTCTCAGCTGGCTGAGTGCCGGGGGCCCCCCGAAGTCGAGGGCGCCCCACTCTTCTCCCTCACTGAGGAGAGCTTCAAAGCCTGCcacctgaccctgaccctggaCGATTACCTCTTCATCGCGTTCGTGGGTTTCGTGGTCTCCATCGCATCCGTGGCCACCAATTTCCTCCTGGGCATCACAGCCAACTGCTGCCACCGCTGGAGCAAGGCCAGTGAAGAGGAAGAGATTTGA